In Streptomyces sp. NBC_01439, the following are encoded in one genomic region:
- a CDS encoding DUF7848 domain-containing protein produces MLSPRVKLRFVAHTIRHAPEGGVTYEVFCTAYRCGAESGPQDEQGAAQDWALRHTGGTGHHLFRRVYTDHARVTRASEPSHHPNAIGPEGDGR; encoded by the coding sequence ATGCTGAGCCCGCGAGTGAAGCTCCGGTTCGTCGCCCACACCATTCGGCACGCGCCTGAAGGCGGCGTCACCTACGAGGTCTTCTGCACGGCGTACCGCTGCGGGGCGGAGTCCGGGCCGCAGGACGAGCAAGGAGCAGCGCAGGACTGGGCGCTGCGGCACACAGGGGGGACCGGCCACCACCTCTTCCGGCGCGTGTACACGGACCACGCGCGCGTCACGCGCGCCTCTGAACCGTCTCACCATCCGAACGCGATTGGTCCGGAAGGAGACGGAAGGTAG
- a CDS encoding PspC domain-containing protein, whose product MTEVHDAPPAGSGAPRAADGRPLLRRSKRDKVLAGVCGGLGRYFDLDPVVFRIVLGVLAVTGGVGLIFYGFAWLLLPLEGEEDSEAKKLLTGRVEGATLAAVFAALVGCALFLSMLDNGGLAAFSVLVVLALGGASYWSQRKRHTGGPEAQAPEAVGSVPRAAHSPAPPETKAPPVPGGPSWWRDPLVKDGTTGPVGGTGYLWGPDDSADPVVPGRTPAAAKAPAAPTRPRSGIGGIGGRVFVLALLAGVAGTAATWEGNPLGEALQTGLAAALVVFGLGLAVSSLLGRTGFGTVVLAVCTAGLLAGAAVLPREISTDWREVEWRPAAVADVKPVYEAGTGLATLDLSRLDVPKGTKVAVEASIEAGRLKVVLPREVTALADVTVRRAGDIQLPGDYAGRIERAGPGEQNRTETLEPAPGTEAGGTIELHLGADFGQVEVARAAS is encoded by the coding sequence ATGACCGAAGTACACGACGCCCCGCCGGCCGGGTCCGGGGCCCCGCGGGCCGCCGACGGCAGGCCGCTCCTGCGCCGCAGCAAGCGCGACAAGGTCCTCGCGGGCGTGTGCGGCGGCCTCGGCCGGTACTTCGACCTGGACCCGGTGGTCTTCCGCATCGTCCTCGGTGTCCTCGCGGTCACCGGCGGCGTCGGTCTGATCTTCTACGGCTTCGCGTGGCTGCTGCTCCCCCTGGAGGGCGAGGAGGACAGCGAGGCGAAGAAGCTGCTGACCGGCCGGGTCGAGGGGGCCACGCTGGCAGCGGTGTTCGCCGCGCTGGTGGGCTGCGCGCTGTTCCTGTCGATGCTGGACAACGGCGGGCTGGCGGCCTTCTCGGTGCTGGTCGTCCTGGCGCTGGGCGGGGCCTCGTACTGGTCGCAGCGCAAGCGGCACACCGGCGGGCCCGAGGCGCAGGCGCCCGAGGCGGTCGGCAGCGTCCCCCGGGCCGCGCACTCGCCCGCCCCGCCGGAGACGAAGGCTCCGCCCGTCCCCGGCGGACCGTCCTGGTGGCGGGACCCGCTGGTCAAGGACGGCACGACCGGTCCGGTCGGCGGGACGGGGTACCTGTGGGGGCCCGACGACTCGGCGGACCCGGTGGTACCCGGCCGCACCCCGGCGGCCGCGAAGGCGCCCGCCGCCCCGACCCGTCCGCGCAGCGGCATCGGCGGCATCGGCGGCCGGGTCTTCGTGCTGGCGCTGCTCGCCGGGGTCGCGGGGACCGCCGCCACCTGGGAGGGCAATCCGCTCGGCGAGGCCCTGCAGACCGGGCTCGCCGCCGCGCTGGTCGTCTTCGGTCTGGGCCTCGCGGTCAGCTCCCTGCTGGGACGCACGGGCTTCGGCACGGTCGTACTGGCCGTGTGCACCGCGGGCCTGCTCGCGGGCGCGGCCGTCCTGCCACGGGAGATCAGCACGGACTGGCGCGAGGTCGAATGGCGTCCGGCCGCGGTGGCCGACGTGAAGCCCGTGTACGAAGCGGGCACCGGGCTCGCCACGCTGGACCTGAGCCGCCTGGACGTGCCGAAGGGCACCAAGGTGGCCGTCGAGGCGTCCATCGAAGCTGGCCGGCTCAAGGTGGTCCTGCCCAGGGAGGTCACCGCGCTGGCCGACGTCACCGTCCGGCGGGCGGGCGACATCCAACTGCCCGGCGACTACGCGGGCCGCATCGAGCGGGCCGGGCCCGGGGAGCAGAACCGTACGGAAACCCTCGAGCCGGCTCCCGGCACCGAGGCCGGCGGGACGATCGAACTGCACCTCGGTGCGGACTTCGGACAGGTGGAGGTGGCCCGTGCGGCGTCATGA
- a CDS encoding class II aldolase/adducin family protein produces the protein MPDRPLPVPVERLGLEMPPVHDTVDAARAHRKERLAEALRLLGRLGYEDGVAGQITARDPEFEDCYWVNPFGRAFTALTAADLLLVDGDGRVVRGGHRVNQLAFAVHAAVHRRRPEVVAVVRAQGPYGRALAALGELLAPITEEACAFYEDHALLDEYSGADEPERTALALGPYKALVLRNRGLLTVGDSVDAAVWWFIEAERAAQVQLIARAAGKPVPIDHRAATSTRERFGSDLAAWVSYQPLRELVASTS, from the coding sequence ATGCCGGACCGGCCCCTACCCGTGCCCGTGGAGCGGCTGGGCCTCGAGATGCCGCCCGTGCACGACACCGTCGACGCGGCGCGCGCCCACCGCAAGGAGCGGCTCGCCGAGGCGCTGCGGCTGCTGGGGCGCCTCGGGTACGAGGACGGGGTGGCGGGGCAGATCACCGCGCGGGACCCGGAGTTCGAGGACTGCTACTGGGTGAACCCCTTCGGCCGGGCCTTCACCGCGCTCACCGCCGCCGACCTGCTGCTGGTCGACGGGGACGGGCGGGTGGTCCGGGGCGGGCACCGGGTCAACCAGCTGGCCTTCGCCGTGCACGCCGCGGTCCACCGCAGGCGGCCCGAGGTGGTCGCCGTCGTCCGCGCGCAGGGCCCGTACGGGCGGGCCCTCGCGGCCCTGGGCGAACTGCTGGCCCCGATCACCGAGGAGGCCTGCGCCTTCTACGAGGACCACGCGCTCCTCGACGAGTACTCCGGGGCGGACGAGCCGGAGCGGACCGCGCTCGCACTCGGCCCGTACAAGGCACTGGTCCTGCGCAACCGGGGACTGCTGACGGTGGGGGACTCGGTGGACGCCGCGGTCTGGTGGTTCATCGAGGCGGAACGGGCCGCACAGGTGCAGCTGATCGCCCGGGCCGCCGGCAAGCCGGTGCCCATCGACCACCGCGCCGCGACCTCGACCCGCGAGCGGTTCGGGTCCGATCTGGCCGCGTGGGTGAGCTACCAGCCGCTCAGAGAGCTGGTGGCGTCAACATCATGA
- a CDS encoding chorismate mutase produces the protein MTTITTTPEQLIADSRTRIDALDDRIIGLIQERMAVSTVIQDARIASGGRRVHLSREMEVLSHWIDALGKPGTALAMTLLELCRGRV, from the coding sequence ATGACCACGATCACCACCACCCCCGAGCAGCTGATCGCCGACTCCCGTACGCGCATCGACGCCCTCGACGACCGGATCATCGGCCTGATCCAGGAACGGATGGCCGTCTCGACGGTCATCCAGGACGCCCGGATCGCGTCCGGCGGGCGCCGGGTGCACCTGTCGCGCGAGATGGAGGTGCTGTCCCACTGGATCGATGCGCTCGGAAAGCCCGGCACCGCCCTCGCCATGACCCTGCTGGAGCTGTGCCGGGGACGCGTGTGA
- a CDS encoding DUF6879 family protein has product MARRLRFNGTGSGEGGCPAVHEDLDSGEVVVHGPPLTDPDDVAQLRHLSPGEAAIVVPRELLVDFGPKEVVRVPRIIDLDSFGSLFENFEHTAWRLETRRRYASDEATDTYAQFLRGESPSWDMETAWSTIMRQKTSGGATVGRVRVVDSQPTSGQRYLMAHTEKNAALGEEIRNLWRADAERLRLPTEDFWIFDSRLVAVLNFDDGDDLLDVELITEPVEVNRYAQVRDTAWHYAVSYETFAAGLAAAERQ; this is encoded by the coding sequence ATGGCACGCAGGTTGCGCTTCAACGGTACGGGCAGCGGTGAAGGCGGCTGTCCCGCCGTGCACGAAGATCTCGACAGCGGAGAGGTCGTAGTCCACGGACCGCCGCTCACCGATCCCGATGACGTCGCCCAGCTGCGCCACCTCTCCCCAGGTGAGGCGGCGATCGTGGTTCCGCGTGAACTGCTCGTCGACTTCGGCCCCAAGGAGGTCGTCCGCGTGCCCCGCATCATCGACCTGGATTCCTTCGGGAGTCTGTTCGAGAACTTTGAGCACACCGCGTGGCGGCTGGAGACGCGCCGTCGGTACGCCTCGGACGAAGCCACCGACACGTACGCCCAGTTCCTGCGGGGCGAGAGTCCGTCATGGGACATGGAAACTGCGTGGAGCACGATCATGCGGCAGAAGACATCGGGCGGGGCCACCGTTGGTCGCGTACGCGTTGTCGACAGCCAACCGACTTCGGGGCAGCGCTACCTCATGGCCCACACCGAGAAGAACGCCGCGCTCGGGGAGGAGATCCGCAACCTGTGGCGTGCAGATGCCGAGCGGCTGCGGCTGCCGACCGAGGATTTCTGGATCTTCGATTCCCGGCTCGTCGCCGTGCTGAATTTCGACGACGGTGACGACCTGCTCGACGTTGAGTTGATCACTGAGCCGGTTGAGGTCAACCGCTATGCCCAGGTGCGGGACACGGCCTGGCATTACGCCGTTTCGTACGAGACGTTCGCCGCAGGACTGGCGGCAGCCGAACGGCAGTGA
- a CDS encoding LPXTG cell wall anchor domain-containing protein — protein sequence MRKRISLLAAGALVALGPATAPAHAADPVFTLAGPAGIGLRPYPGQGGEPQKTSVKFRIVNDSAKTFDRQSTFTIDLSGLKGVADVQLAKDKGADCKLTAAAVTCKRWALWTGETTVVDLDLTAAKDSKVGATADLTLTGTAEGATFTSATTKVRVGGPDLVLDRAPLKAEQKPGDEQNLSIIFANEGTDPVNGVVLEMRTTHGIDLVEQYDNCSYSDDTPAGQPRTTGWTTVQCLLEGEYEPDAVYGVDGPLTLKAAPHAFIDGLTYAVYAAGDQPKSAKGGAPAAGDQAKAAKNRAPAAGHKLAAAKQAPKAAARSAQPAPDLDPWNNIREFDFTTRNTADLVATGVSLKGGVGETVTADFGFRNDGPAWVAHLRSGEDVARTDIVIPAGAKVTKVPAGCTGVNADGTHREQTLGAPRYFCSTGHVVGEKETFAYPFQLKIEKVVADARGSITVGAWTPEGTTGQRWDPNHANNKAAFVINAKGSGPAPTPTATTSATPAPTGSATPTATASPSTSATGTGVTANGGLASTGSSARTIALGGAVLLAVGGGLFLAFRRKAGGHA from the coding sequence ATGAGAAAGCGCATCTCGTTGCTGGCTGCCGGTGCCCTCGTGGCCCTGGGGCCGGCCACCGCTCCCGCACACGCCGCGGACCCCGTCTTCACCCTGGCCGGACCGGCCGGGATCGGTCTGCGCCCGTACCCCGGGCAGGGCGGTGAGCCGCAGAAGACCTCGGTGAAGTTCCGGATCGTCAACGACTCCGCCAAGACGTTCGACCGCCAGAGCACCTTCACGATCGATCTGAGCGGTCTCAAGGGCGTCGCCGACGTGCAGCTCGCCAAGGACAAGGGCGCGGACTGCAAGCTCACGGCCGCGGCCGTGACCTGCAAGCGCTGGGCGCTGTGGACGGGCGAGACCACCGTCGTGGACCTGGACCTCACCGCGGCCAAGGACAGCAAGGTCGGCGCGACCGCCGACCTGACGCTCACCGGCACGGCGGAAGGCGCCACCTTCACGTCCGCCACGACCAAGGTGCGCGTCGGCGGCCCCGACCTGGTTCTGGACCGGGCCCCGCTGAAGGCGGAGCAGAAGCCGGGCGACGAGCAGAACCTGTCGATCATCTTCGCCAACGAGGGCACCGACCCCGTCAACGGCGTGGTCCTCGAAATGCGCACCACGCACGGCATCGATCTGGTCGAGCAGTACGACAACTGCTCCTACTCCGACGACACCCCCGCGGGCCAGCCGCGGACCACGGGCTGGACCACGGTGCAGTGCCTGCTGGAAGGCGAGTACGAGCCGGACGCGGTCTACGGCGTCGACGGCCCGCTGACCCTCAAGGCCGCCCCGCACGCCTTCATCGACGGCCTGACCTACGCGGTGTACGCGGCCGGCGACCAGCCGAAGTCGGCGAAGGGCGGCGCGCCCGCGGCCGGCGACCAGGCGAAGGCGGCGAAGAACCGCGCGCCCGCGGCCGGCCACAAGCTGGCGGCGGCGAAGCAGGCCCCCAAGGCCGCGGCCCGCTCCGCCCAGCCGGCGCCCGACCTCGACCCCTGGAACAACATCCGGGAGTTCGACTTCACGACGCGCAACACCGCCGATCTGGTGGCCACGGGCGTGTCCCTCAAGGGCGGGGTCGGCGAGACGGTCACCGCCGACTTCGGCTTCCGCAACGACGGCCCCGCGTGGGTCGCCCACCTGCGCTCCGGCGAGGACGTCGCCCGTACCGACATCGTCATCCCGGCGGGCGCGAAGGTCACCAAGGTCCCGGCCGGCTGCACGGGGGTCAACGCCGACGGCACCCACCGCGAGCAGACCCTGGGCGCGCCGCGCTACTTCTGTTCCACCGGCCATGTCGTGGGGGAGAAGGAGACGTTCGCCTACCCGTTCCAGCTGAAGATCGAGAAGGTCGTGGCGGACGCCAGGGGCTCGATCACGGTCGGCGCATGGACGCCGGAGGGCACCACGGGCCAGCGTTGGGACCCGAACCACGCCAACAACAAGGCGGCCTTCGTGATCAATGCGAAGGGCAGCGGACCGGCCCCGACCCCGACCGCCACCACCTCGGCCACGCCGGCCCCGACCGGCTCCGCGACGCCCACCGCGACCGCCTCGCCGAGCACCTCGGCCACCGGTACGGGCGTCACGGCGAACGGCGGCCTCGCCTCCACCGGCAGCTCCGCCCGGACGATCGCGCTCGGCGGCGCGGTGCTCCTGGCCGTCGGCGGCGGGCTGTTCCTGGCGTTCCGCCGCAAGGCGGGCGGGCACGCGTAA
- a CDS encoding GMC family oxidoreductase has translation MSESESYDYDVIVIGSGFGGSVSALRLTEKGYRVGVLEAGRRFTRESLPKNSWDLRNYLWAPVLGLYGIQRIHLLGNVMVLAGAGVGGGSLNYANTLYVPPTAFFEDRQWASITDWHEELAPYYEQAKRMLGVRLNPTMTPSDVHLKAAAAKMGVADSFHMAPVGVFFGDGDDGDAQPKVRPGDEVPDPYFGGAGPARKACTECGECMTGCRHGAKNTLNENYLHLAERAGAVIHPMTTVTALSDHPGGGYRVRTVPTDGRRRGRAKVLRARYVVVAAGTYGTQTLLHTMKDRGELPRLSHRLGELTRTNSEGLVGAQTDDRRYRKRHGGDRRADFTRGVAITSSVHPNADTHIEPVRYGRGSNAMGFMTVLQVPHSKHRVRAWLGRTVRHPVQLARSLSNRRWSERTIIGLVMQSLDNSLTTYRKPGGIGKGLLTARQGHGAPNPVQIAEATQAATLLAEEINGFPGSNIGELMGTPLTAHFLGGCPIGASPEEGVVDPYHRLYGHPGISVVDGSAVSANLGVNPSLTITAQAERAMSYWPNNGDRDPRPEQGAAYARLDAVEPVRPAVPKDAFGALRLPFVAVPEVPPRSP, from the coding sequence GTGTCTGAGTCTGAGTCGTACGACTACGACGTCATCGTCATCGGATCGGGATTCGGCGGATCGGTCTCGGCGCTGCGCCTGACCGAGAAGGGCTACCGGGTCGGCGTCCTGGAGGCCGGGCGCCGTTTCACCCGCGAGAGCCTGCCGAAGAACAGCTGGGACCTGCGCAACTACCTGTGGGCCCCGGTCCTCGGGCTGTACGGCATCCAGCGGATCCATCTGCTCGGCAACGTGATGGTGCTCGCGGGCGCCGGTGTCGGCGGCGGCTCGCTCAACTACGCCAACACGCTGTACGTGCCGCCCACCGCCTTCTTCGAGGACCGGCAGTGGGCCTCCATCACCGACTGGCACGAGGAGCTCGCCCCCTACTACGAGCAGGCCAAGCGGATGCTCGGGGTGCGCCTCAACCCGACCATGACCCCCTCCGACGTCCACCTCAAGGCGGCCGCGGCGAAGATGGGCGTCGCGGACTCCTTCCACATGGCCCCGGTCGGCGTCTTCTTCGGCGACGGCGACGACGGCGATGCCCAGCCGAAGGTCCGGCCCGGGGACGAGGTGCCCGACCCGTACTTCGGCGGCGCCGGCCCCGCCCGCAAGGCCTGTACGGAATGCGGCGAGTGCATGACCGGCTGCCGGCACGGCGCGAAGAACACCCTCAACGAGAACTACCTGCACCTCGCCGAACGCGCCGGCGCCGTCATCCACCCGATGACCACCGTCACCGCGCTCTCCGACCACCCCGGGGGCGGCTACCGCGTCCGCACCGTCCCCACCGACGGCCGCCGCCGGGGTCGGGCGAAGGTGCTGCGCGCCCGGTACGTCGTCGTCGCGGCGGGTACGTACGGCACGCAGACCCTGCTGCACACGATGAAGGACCGCGGCGAGCTCCCGCGCCTCTCGCACCGGCTCGGGGAGCTGACCCGGACCAACTCCGAGGGCCTGGTCGGCGCGCAGACCGACGACCGCCGCTACCGCAAGCGGCACGGGGGCGACCGCCGGGCCGACTTCACCCGGGGCGTGGCGATCACCTCCTCGGTCCACCCCAACGCCGACACCCACATCGAGCCCGTCCGCTACGGCAGGGGCTCCAACGCCATGGGGTTCATGACCGTCCTCCAAGTGCCCCACAGCAAGCACCGGGTCCGTGCCTGGCTCGGCCGGACCGTGCGCCACCCGGTGCAGCTGGCGCGTTCGCTGTCCAACCGGCGCTGGTCGGAGCGGACCATCATCGGCCTCGTCATGCAGTCGTTGGACAACTCGCTGACCACGTACCGCAAGCCCGGTGGGATCGGGAAGGGCCTGCTGACCGCCCGCCAGGGCCACGGTGCCCCCAACCCGGTCCAGATCGCCGAGGCCACGCAGGCCGCGACCCTGCTGGCCGAGGAGATCAACGGCTTCCCGGGCAGCAACATCGGCGAGCTGATGGGGACCCCGCTGACCGCGCACTTCCTGGGCGGCTGCCCGATCGGCGCCTCGCCCGAAGAGGGCGTGGTGGACCCGTACCACCGGCTCTACGGGCACCCGGGCATCTCGGTGGTGGACGGCTCGGCCGTCTCCGCGAACCTCGGGGTGAACCCGTCGCTGACGATCACCGCGCAGGCGGAACGGGCGATGTCGTACTGGCCGAACAACGGCGATCGGGACCCGCGGCCCGAGCAGGGGGCCGCGTATGCGCGCCTGGACGCGGTGGAGCCGGTCCGTCCGGCGGTCCCGAAGGATGCCTTCGGCGCGCTGCGGCTGCCGTTCGTGGCGGTCCCGGAGGTTCCGCCACGCAGCCCGTGA
- a CDS encoding helix-turn-helix domain-containing protein gives MSTDFQQARAALGVRLRELRQACPGSRLTGTALAARLGWTQSKVSKLETGRQTATAEDLRAWAAGVEQPEAAEELLSRLRGLESRVRSWRRQLAGGLRPVQDVHNQAQADARVLRAWESSWVVGVLQTPDYARAVLSRFAELHQTTRDIEEAVLSRMKRQEGLYDAGKRYRILLWEAVLHARICPPSVLAAQLDRLQGVIGLDTVELGIVPLGAPLQIPPGLGFWIYDDRQVVVETWHAELWLDDTDGVATHLRVWQALRESAAFGADAQRVISRARQAVGVPGFGW, from the coding sequence GTGAGTACCGACTTCCAGCAGGCGAGAGCGGCCCTCGGCGTAAGGCTGCGGGAGCTGCGTCAGGCCTGCCCCGGGAGCCGGCTCACCGGTACGGCGCTGGCGGCGCGCCTCGGCTGGACGCAGTCGAAGGTCAGCAAGCTGGAGACGGGCCGGCAGACAGCCACGGCCGAAGACCTGAGGGCGTGGGCGGCAGGAGTCGAGCAACCGGAAGCGGCGGAGGAGCTGCTGTCCCGGCTGCGCGGACTGGAGTCCCGTGTCCGTTCATGGCGCCGCCAGCTGGCCGGGGGACTTCGGCCCGTACAGGATGTGCACAACCAGGCGCAGGCGGACGCGCGTGTGCTCCGCGCGTGGGAATCGTCCTGGGTCGTCGGAGTGCTTCAGACGCCCGACTACGCGCGTGCGGTCCTCAGCCGCTTCGCGGAGCTGCACCAGACGACCAGGGACATAGAAGAAGCCGTGCTTTCCCGGATGAAGCGGCAAGAGGGACTGTACGACGCCGGAAAGCGCTACCGGATCCTGTTGTGGGAAGCGGTCCTGCACGCTCGGATCTGTCCGCCCTCGGTACTCGCCGCCCAGCTCGACCGCCTGCAAGGCGTGATCGGCCTCGACACCGTGGAACTGGGGATCGTTCCCCTTGGAGCACCCCTGCAGATCCCCCCAGGACTCGGATTCTGGATCTACGACGACCGGCAGGTGGTCGTGGAAACCTGGCACGCAGAGCTCTGGCTGGACGACACCGACGGCGTCGCCACCCACCTCCGGGTCTGGCAGGCCCTTCGTGAATCCGCCGCCTTCGGGGCGGACGCACAGCGTGTGATCAGCCGGGCACGTCAGGCAGTGGGGGTGCCGGGATTCGGATGGTGA
- the guaA gene encoding glutamine-hydrolyzing GMP synthase, with translation MPEAPSAAHDSAPDTVLVVDFGAQYAQLIARRVREARVYSEIVPSSMPVDEMLAKNPKAIILSGGPSSVYEEGAPQLDRAIFEAGVPVFGMCYGFQLMAVTLGGTVDNTGAREYGRTPLAVSKPGSTLFEGTPDNQSVWMSHGDACSAAPEGFTVTASTNVVPVAAFENDEKKLYGVQYHPEVMHSTHGQQILEHFLYRGAGLAPTWTTGNIVEEQIAAIREQVGDKRAICGLSGGVDSAVAAALVQKAIGSQLTCVYVDHGLMRKGETEQVEKDFVAATGVQLKVVDAQERFLTALAGVSDPETKRKIIGREFIRVFEQAQLEILQEDGPAVAFLVQGTLYPDVVESGGGTGTANIKSHHNVGGLPDDIEFELVEPLRQLFKDEVRMVGQELGLPDEIVQRQPFPGPGLGIRIVGEVTKERLDLLREADAIARHELTAAGLDREIWQCPVVLLADVRSVGVQGDGRTYGHPIVLRPVSSEDAMTADWTRMPYEVLARISTRITNEVPEVNRVVLDCTSKPPGTIEWE, from the coding sequence GTGCCAGAAGCACCCTCCGCCGCCCACGACAGCGCCCCGGACACGGTTCTCGTCGTCGACTTCGGCGCCCAGTACGCCCAGCTCATCGCCCGCCGCGTCCGCGAAGCACGGGTCTACAGCGAGATCGTGCCGAGCTCGATGCCGGTCGACGAGATGCTGGCCAAGAACCCCAAGGCGATCATCCTCTCCGGCGGCCCGTCCTCCGTGTACGAGGAGGGCGCCCCGCAGCTCGACCGCGCGATCTTCGAGGCCGGCGTCCCCGTCTTCGGCATGTGCTACGGCTTCCAGCTGATGGCGGTCACCCTCGGTGGCACCGTCGACAACACCGGCGCCCGCGAGTACGGCCGCACCCCGCTGGCCGTCTCCAAGCCGGGCTCCACCCTCTTCGAGGGCACCCCCGACAACCAGTCGGTGTGGATGTCCCACGGCGACGCCTGCTCCGCCGCCCCCGAGGGCTTCACCGTCACCGCGTCGACGAACGTCGTCCCCGTAGCGGCCTTCGAGAACGACGAGAAGAAGCTGTACGGCGTGCAGTACCACCCCGAGGTGATGCACTCCACGCACGGCCAGCAGATCCTCGAGCACTTCCTCTACCGCGGCGCGGGCCTCGCCCCCACCTGGACCACCGGCAACATCGTCGAGGAGCAGATCGCGGCGATCCGCGAGCAGGTCGGCGACAAGCGCGCCATCTGCGGCCTCTCCGGCGGCGTGGACTCCGCCGTCGCCGCGGCCCTCGTGCAGAAGGCCATCGGCTCGCAGCTGACCTGCGTCTACGTCGACCACGGCCTGATGCGCAAGGGCGAGACCGAGCAGGTCGAGAAGGACTTCGTCGCCGCCACCGGCGTGCAGCTGAAGGTCGTCGACGCGCAGGAGCGCTTCCTGACCGCGCTCGCCGGCGTGTCCGACCCGGAGACCAAGCGCAAGATCATCGGCCGCGAGTTCATCCGCGTCTTCGAGCAGGCCCAGCTGGAGATCCTCCAGGAGGACGGCCCCGCGGTCGCCTTCCTCGTGCAGGGCACCCTGTACCCGGACGTCGTCGAGTCCGGCGGCGGCACCGGCACCGCCAACATCAAGTCCCACCACAACGTGGGCGGGCTTCCCGACGACATCGAGTTCGAGCTCGTCGAGCCGCTGCGCCAGCTGTTCAAGGACGAGGTCCGGATGGTCGGCCAGGAGCTCGGCCTGCCCGACGAGATCGTCCAGCGCCAGCCCTTCCCGGGCCCCGGCCTCGGCATCCGCATCGTCGGCGAGGTCACCAAGGAGCGCCTGGACCTGCTCCGCGAGGCCGACGCCATCGCCCGTCACGAGCTGACCGCGGCCGGCCTGGACCGTGAGATCTGGCAGTGCCCGGTCGTGCTGCTCGCGGACGTCCGCAGCGTCGGCGTCCAGGGCGACGGCCGCACCTACGGCCACCCGATCGTGCTGCGCCCCGTCTCCTCCGAGGACGCGATGACCGCGGACTGGACGCGCATGCCGTACGAGGTGCTCGCCCGGATCTCGACCCGCATCACCAACGAGGTGCCGGAGGTGAACCGGGTGGTCCTCGACTGCACGAGCAAGCCCCCGGGCACCATCGAGTGGGAATGA
- a CDS encoding TQO small subunit DoxD — protein MNRTDVLETDAPREVVGLRELASRHALLPLRLFLGVTFVYAGLDKLTDPAFLSASGDGSIGDQMRGVRDTSAIPGLVDLSLNSPVGFAVALAIGEILVGLGALAGLLTRIAAVGGALIALSLWLTVSWAVTPYYYGNDLIYLMAWTPLILAGAPYLSLDSVIRSRLSRRTA, from the coding sequence GTGAACCGAACCGATGTTCTTGAAACCGACGCCCCTCGCGAGGTCGTGGGCCTGCGCGAGCTGGCCTCCCGGCACGCGCTGCTGCCCCTGCGGCTCTTCCTCGGCGTGACCTTCGTGTACGCCGGTCTCGACAAACTGACCGACCCGGCGTTCCTCTCCGCCTCCGGCGACGGCTCCATCGGCGACCAGATGCGCGGGGTGCGCGACACCTCCGCGATCCCCGGCCTCGTGGACCTGTCGCTGAACTCGCCCGTCGGCTTCGCCGTCGCCCTGGCCATCGGGGAGATCCTGGTCGGCCTCGGGGCCCTGGCCGGCCTGCTGACCCGCATCGCGGCCGTCGGCGGGGCGCTGATCGCGCTCAGCCTGTGGCTCACGGTGTCGTGGGCGGTGACCCCGTACTACTACGGCAACGACCTGATCTACCTGATGGCGTGGACCCCGCTGATCCTCGCCGGGGCGCCCTACCTGTCGCTGGACTCGGTGATCCGGTCGCGCCTGTCCCGGCGTACGGCGTAG